The Chitinispirillales bacterium ANBcel5 genome has a segment encoding these proteins:
- a CDS encoding cupin domain-containing protein translates to MKKKGTDKSLLAKPFSYRDLVQYQEGSIVSRTVIDQEVGTVTVFAFDEGQSLSEHTAPFDALIEVVEGAGVITIEGTEHGVKAGEQIIMPADKPHAVIASERFKMVLVMIRAKPL, encoded by the coding sequence ATGAAAAAGAAGGGAACTGATAAGTCATTACTTGCAAAACCATTTAGTTACCGTGATCTTGTGCAGTATCAGGAGGGATCAATTGTAAGCAGAACGGTTATAGACCAGGAGGTTGGAACTGTCACTGTATTTGCTTTTGATGAAGGGCAGAGTCTAAGTGAGCACACCGCCCCCTTTGATGCACTCATTGAAGTGGTCGAAGGTGCAGGGGTAATCACCATAGAGGGTACTGAACATGGGGTTAAAGCGGGTGAGCAAATTATCATGCCAGCGGATAAACCCCATGCAGTGATCGCATCTGAACGCTTTAAGATGGTTCTTGTGATGATTCGGGCAAAACCACTGTAA
- the smc gene encoding chromosome segregation protein SMC, translating into MILRKLSIFGFKSFADKTELLFGEGMTAVIGPNGCGKSNVVDAIRWVFGEQRASMLRSSSMQDVIFSGTQKRKPLNMAEVTLTVENNKGILPVEYSEVSITRRIYRSGESEYRLNKVPCRLRDINNLFLDTGVGSSAYTTIENSMINAILSDKAEERRVLFEEAAGIGKYKQRRKESQRQMERTRMDLLRINDKVQEADRQVRMLGRHVEKAKRYKSYFENLKTLEVGFENRRFTSLSEAVKQRKTVINENESQREVLRARIASGESRVEKVQLASLEKEKELEGASRNVSESNEKIIRLDRDISVTEERLSNLRNNVGHFDKDAQTLQRQAEECCRLRAQIEKSIVERETQLQKSAGRVEGANDELSRFDQRLAVKREQADQLGRDQIELINIQGESRNKLSASKSNLSNALERKSRDEREIQSLESRLDEYQEAIELCKRELNQVDEHNHNLLQEREVITAKIEKEDELYSNLMEKEKHLEAQIASSKSQLKFLEGLDAAFEGYESGVKALLKAKLEGMRGIVANMITISDENVVSLVEKAMGSLIQTIVFDTEEQLQNAIEFLKSEKAGSARMVSLERLQKIKQTEILDHHGALSVRKMVTTTQDYSLLADHFFNNLYIADDYSTALSLSGGENNTVVITKDSVMFNSDGTIVAGDVKKEKAGILQRKQQIEKLSSDIVVFEDDYQKIIVEKDDCIIKRDEAKIELIEVDEKINSGHRKQQEQQTNIRHYENETQNIVNRLQTIKPEMVSLNAKISELEEHISTSEAEVATFQSKRETLEEQVEVARNAVREMEEERKSLVEHLKNIELEVHGLKNRLAQDRQDIERLTKENKIFSERKESKIEDKRKAIREIEELEHSIVSLNKELENNRKIREELEAVRDTIREEYNGYLLEIEEYRKEMKNDQSELNSIANRIHDSELKQTRDVQELRRIRERIWEAYELDLESPPEDLPCIDEDDSEVVKNISMLKERIKHVGQVNMAALEDFETESQRLKELTEQRDDLQTAVDELEKAIRKLDREARAQFLATFEQVQKNFTEMFTTLFEGGEASIQLEENVDPLEAAIHINVRPAGKKMRGVQLLSGGERALTAISLLFALYLVKPSAYCILDELDAPLDDANIGRFVKVLKKFAEKTQFIIITHNKRTMEAADLLYGVTQQESGISNIVSVNVNDAALQAA; encoded by the coding sequence TTGATTCTTCGTAAGTTATCAATATTTGGTTTTAAATCTTTTGCCGACAAAACTGAACTGCTTTTTGGTGAAGGCATGACAGCGGTAATAGGCCCAAACGGATGCGGAAAGAGTAATGTTGTTGATGCGATCAGGTGGGTGTTTGGTGAGCAGAGGGCATCGATGCTGCGTAGTTCAAGCATGCAGGATGTTATCTTCTCCGGAACGCAGAAACGTAAGCCTCTGAACATGGCTGAGGTAACACTCACAGTTGAGAATAATAAGGGAATATTGCCGGTAGAATACAGTGAAGTATCAATCACTCGCAGAATCTACAGAAGTGGTGAGAGTGAATATCGCCTCAATAAGGTACCGTGCAGATTGCGCGATATTAATAACCTGTTTTTGGATACCGGAGTAGGCTCAAGTGCTTATACTACTATAGAAAACTCGATGATCAACGCCATACTGTCTGATAAAGCAGAGGAGCGCAGGGTTCTCTTTGAGGAAGCCGCAGGGATTGGTAAGTACAAACAGCGCAGAAAAGAGAGTCAGCGCCAGATGGAGAGAACCAGAATGGACCTTTTGAGGATTAATGATAAGGTTCAGGAAGCTGACCGTCAGGTTCGCATGCTTGGCAGGCATGTAGAGAAAGCGAAACGGTATAAGAGTTATTTTGAAAATTTAAAAACCCTTGAAGTGGGATTTGAGAATCGTCGATTCACAAGTCTCTCGGAAGCCGTAAAACAGCGAAAAACCGTAATAAATGAAAACGAATCGCAACGTGAAGTGTTAAGAGCGCGAATTGCAAGCGGTGAGTCCAGGGTAGAGAAGGTGCAGCTAGCGTCTCTTGAAAAGGAAAAAGAGCTTGAGGGTGCTTCTCGTAATGTAAGTGAGTCCAACGAAAAAATCATTCGGCTGGACAGAGATATTTCGGTTACTGAGGAGCGTCTCAGTAATCTGCGAAACAATGTAGGCCATTTCGATAAGGATGCCCAAACACTGCAAAGGCAAGCTGAAGAGTGCTGTAGGCTTAGAGCTCAGATAGAAAAAAGTATCGTCGAACGTGAAACTCAGCTTCAAAAAAGCGCCGGTAGGGTTGAGGGGGCAAATGATGAGCTTAGCAGGTTTGATCAACGACTCGCTGTGAAACGAGAGCAGGCTGATCAGCTTGGAAGAGATCAGATTGAACTCATAAACATTCAGGGTGAATCAAGAAACAAACTTAGCGCGTCAAAATCAAATCTTAGTAACGCTTTAGAACGTAAAAGTCGTGATGAACGTGAAATACAAAGTTTAGAGAGTCGCCTTGATGAGTATCAGGAAGCTATTGAGTTGTGTAAAAGAGAGCTTAATCAGGTTGATGAACACAACCATAATTTACTTCAGGAACGTGAAGTAATTACTGCAAAGATAGAAAAAGAGGATGAGCTCTACAGTAATTTAATGGAGAAGGAGAAGCATCTTGAAGCGCAGATCGCCTCTTCAAAATCACAATTAAAATTTCTTGAGGGTCTCGATGCTGCTTTTGAAGGCTATGAAAGTGGAGTAAAAGCCCTGCTTAAAGCAAAATTAGAGGGTATGCGTGGTATCGTTGCCAATATGATTACAATTTCTGATGAAAATGTGGTTTCGCTGGTAGAGAAGGCGATGGGCAGTCTTATCCAGACGATTGTGTTTGACACTGAAGAACAGTTGCAAAACGCAATTGAGTTTCTAAAATCAGAAAAAGCCGGCTCTGCCCGAATGGTTTCTCTTGAAAGGCTCCAAAAGATCAAACAGACCGAAATACTTGATCATCACGGTGCTTTGTCGGTACGAAAAATGGTCACTACAACACAGGACTATTCTCTACTGGCCGATCATTTCTTCAATAATTTGTATATAGCAGATGACTACAGTACCGCACTTTCCTTGTCCGGTGGTGAAAATAACACAGTGGTCATAACAAAAGACAGTGTGATGTTTAACTCTGATGGGACCATTGTTGCCGGTGATGTTAAAAAGGAAAAAGCGGGAATACTTCAGAGAAAACAGCAAATAGAAAAACTTTCGTCTGATATCGTTGTCTTTGAAGATGATTACCAGAAAATCATTGTAGAGAAAGATGATTGTATTATTAAGCGTGATGAGGCTAAGATTGAGCTGATTGAGGTGGACGAAAAAATAAACAGCGGACACAGAAAACAGCAGGAACAACAAACAAATATTCGTCACTACGAAAACGAGACTCAAAACATTGTAAACAGACTTCAGACGATTAAACCAGAAATGGTTTCGCTGAACGCTAAAATTTCTGAACTCGAAGAGCATATTTCAACCAGTGAAGCAGAGGTGGCAACATTTCAAAGCAAGCGGGAAACGCTTGAGGAACAGGTTGAGGTTGCACGAAATGCGGTCAGGGAGATGGAAGAGGAACGTAAGTCACTTGTAGAGCACCTTAAAAATATCGAGCTTGAAGTTCATGGGCTTAAAAACAGACTCGCCCAGGATAGGCAGGATATAGAGCGTTTAACTAAAGAAAATAAAATATTTTCTGAGCGTAAAGAGTCAAAGATTGAGGATAAAAGAAAAGCGATACGGGAGATAGAGGAGCTTGAGCACTCAATAGTTTCCCTTAATAAAGAGTTGGAAAATAACAGGAAGATCAGAGAAGAGCTTGAAGCGGTACGAGATACCATTCGTGAGGAGTACAATGGATACCTCCTCGAGATTGAAGAGTATCGAAAAGAGATGAAAAACGATCAGTCTGAGCTCAACTCTATTGCAAACAGAATTCATGACAGTGAACTGAAACAAACCCGCGATGTGCAGGAGCTTCGTCGAATAAGAGAAAGGATCTGGGAGGCATATGAATTAGATCTTGAATCTCCCCCGGAAGACCTTCCATGTATTGATGAAGATGATAGTGAAGTTGTAAAGAATATTTCTATGCTTAAAGAGAGAATCAAGCATGTTGGTCAGGTGAATATGGCCGCTCTTGAAGATTTTGAAACGGAGAGTCAACGATTAAAAGAACTCACAGAGCAGAGGGATGACCTTCAAACTGCTGTGGACGAGTTAGAAAAAGCCATACGAAAGCTTGATAGAGAGGCTCGCGCACAATTTCTTGCGACTTTCGAGCAGGTTCAGAAAAATTTCACCGAAATGTTCACTACTCTTTTCGAAGGTGGTGAGGCAAGTATTCAGCTTGAGGAAAACGTTGATCCGTTGGAAGCTGCAATTCACATAAATGTAAGGCCTGCAGGAAAGAAAATGAGAGGTGTACAACTGCTTTCAGGTGGTGAGCGTGCGCTTACGGCTATTTCACTTCTCTTTGCTCTTTATCTGGTTAAACCATCAGCCTATTGTATACTCGATGAGCTGGACGCGCCGCTGGATGACGCAAATATTGGTAGATTTGTAAAGGTACTCAAGAAGTTTGCAGAGAAAACGCAATTTATAATTATAACTCACAACAAACGTACCATGGAAGCTGCGGACTTACTCTATGGGGTTACTCAGCAGGAATCAGGTATCTCTAATATCGTTTCGGTTAACGTTAATGATGCAGCGTTACAGGCTGCTTAA
- a CDS encoding zinc ribbon domain-containing protein, with amino-acid sequence MPMYEFFCEQCNTIFTFFSRSVNPQTTPACPKNNSHQLKRMISMFSFNPKGQNADNPDNQNTISPQIDESMMVQAVESIASEAEHISEDDPREAAHLMRKFSNATGLELGDKMEEALSRMEAGDSSVDIEEDLDSIGENEFFRVKTQKGRKSPPPKKDETLYEM; translated from the coding sequence ATGCCCATGTACGAATTCTTCTGCGAACAGTGCAATACTATCTTTACCTTTTTTTCCCGCTCAGTGAATCCACAAACTACTCCGGCATGTCCCAAAAACAATTCCCACCAACTCAAGCGCATGATTTCAATGTTCTCCTTTAACCCAAAAGGTCAAAATGCTGATAACCCGGATAACCAAAACACCATCAGCCCCCAAATTGATGAATCAATGATGGTGCAGGCAGTAGAATCGATAGCCTCTGAAGCAGAGCATATTAGTGAAGATGATCCCCGGGAGGCAGCTCATTTGATGCGCAAATTCTCAAACGCCACAGGACTTGAATTGGGTGATAAGATGGAAGAGGCACTGAGTCGTATGGAAGCAGGAGACAGTAGTGTAGATATTGAAGAGGATCTGGATAGTATAGGTGAGAATGAATTTTTTAGAGTAAAAACCCAAAAAGGACGAAAAAGTCCCCCTCCTAAGAAAGATGAAACACTATATGAAATGTAA
- a CDS encoding archease, whose product MPYEYLEKLTSSDAGFSVWGESVCEVIQTAGDALIGVMVEVVESIKPVEKQQVTLKNDDLEMLLVDALQELIFLKDAYGKLFRYSGCEVREDQAGYTFEGEIRGELMDRDRHQFSVDVKAVTMHNFSLKEHNGQWKATVVVDI is encoded by the coding sequence ATGCCATATGAATATCTGGAGAAATTAACCTCCTCAGATGCAGGCTTTTCTGTGTGGGGTGAAAGTGTTTGTGAGGTTATACAAACTGCCGGTGATGCACTTATTGGGGTTATGGTAGAGGTTGTAGAATCTATTAAACCAGTTGAAAAACAACAAGTTACGCTTAAAAATGATGATCTTGAAATGCTTCTGGTTGATGCGCTTCAGGAGTTAATTTTTTTGAAAGATGCTTACGGCAAACTTTTCCGGTACAGTGGGTGTGAAGTCAGGGAAGATCAGGCGGGGTATACTTTTGAGGGAGAGATCAGGGGGGAGTTGATGGACAGGGATAGGCATCAGTTCTCTGTCGATGTTAAGGCGGTAACGATGCATAATTTTTCCTTAAAAGAACACAACGGGCAATGGAAGGCAACGGTGGTGGTGGATATCTAA
- a CDS encoding dienelactone hydrolase family protein, whose translation MEIRKDTETEIVMELSDEKVSLVGDLYVPENAQGLILFAHGSGSSRQSPRNRFVAQYLNRGMYATLLFDLLTRSEEAADLVSANLRFDIDLLSSRLSGVTDWVVNNSELNQYGIGYFGASTGAAASLVASVGRKEVKAIVSRGGRADMAGSLLREVAAPTLLIVGGEDHPIIDLNNRALNELGTQAKEVRIVEGATHLFEEPGALDEVARMAVDWFIRYLH comes from the coding sequence ATGGAAATAAGAAAGGATACTGAAACTGAGATTGTAATGGAGCTCAGTGATGAAAAGGTGTCGCTTGTAGGCGATTTATATGTCCCTGAGAACGCACAGGGTTTAATTCTTTTTGCGCACGGAAGTGGCAGTAGCCGTCAGAGTCCGCGTAATCGCTTCGTTGCTCAATACCTCAACAGAGGAATGTATGCAACACTTCTTTTTGATCTTTTGACCCGTTCTGAAGAGGCTGCAGACCTGGTTTCAGCTAATCTACGTTTCGATATAGACCTTCTATCAAGCAGGCTTTCGGGGGTGACCGATTGGGTAGTAAACAACTCAGAGCTTAACCAGTATGGAATCGGCTATTTTGGTGCAAGCACTGGTGCTGCAGCTTCACTGGTGGCATCGGTGGGCAGAAAAGAGGTCAAGGCTATAGTGTCTCGCGGTGGAAGGGCTGATATGGCTGGCTCTCTTTTGCGGGAAGTGGCTGCGCCAACGCTGTTAATAGTCGGGGGAGAAGATCATCCAATCATTGATCTTAATAACCGTGCTTTAAATGAGCTTGGTACTCAAGCAAAAGAGGTAAGAATCGTTGAAGGTGCAACTCATCTCTTTGAGGAACCAGGGGCATTGGATGAAGTAGCAAGAATGGCGGTGGACTGGTTTATAAGGTATCTCCATTAG
- a CDS encoding PHP domain-containing protein produces MFNSKEANNQVCGALHLHTTYSDGGATYEELISVAKQIGLDFIITTDHMNMNAKENGVERFHDDLLLIVGYEHNDANNLNHYLVIGTDKVFKDLKQPQHYIDAVKDSGGIGFLAHPAERRNYFGKLPPYPWTQWDVTGYDGIELWNQMSEWIEQLKSWKSAFKLLYPRRFLGTVPTELLERWDQLNQKRFVSCVGGVDAHTRVLKIGPFNYTVFPIKVELKGIRNHLYLDTPLKELHFREAKVKVMQSLKKGHGFISNFRRGDARGSNFLLHTADNRTVWPGMVESESTLPAKLQVSLPSKGTIVLYKNGILQEKITSKNACFPIASKGCYRVEVYKGKNAWIYTNPFPVGSYPF; encoded by the coding sequence ATGTTCAACTCTAAAGAAGCAAATAATCAGGTTTGTGGAGCACTTCATCTACATACAACCTATTCTGATGGCGGGGCCACCTATGAAGAGCTAATAAGCGTAGCTAAACAGATCGGTCTTGATTTTATTATCACTACTGACCATATGAACATGAATGCCAAAGAAAATGGGGTCGAACGATTCCATGATGACCTTTTACTGATCGTTGGTTATGAACACAATGATGCCAATAACCTTAACCATTATCTTGTTATTGGAACAGATAAGGTATTTAAAGATCTTAAGCAACCTCAGCACTACATTGATGCAGTTAAAGATAGCGGTGGAATTGGTTTTCTGGCTCATCCCGCAGAAAGAAGAAACTATTTTGGCAAACTTCCCCCCTATCCGTGGACTCAGTGGGACGTTACTGGTTATGATGGAATTGAGCTTTGGAATCAGATGTCGGAGTGGATAGAACAGCTAAAATCCTGGAAAAGTGCGTTTAAACTGCTCTATCCAAGGCGTTTTCTTGGTACTGTTCCTACCGAGTTGCTCGAAAGGTGGGATCAATTAAACCAAAAGAGGTTTGTGAGTTGTGTGGGTGGTGTTGATGCACACACACGGGTCTTAAAGATTGGTCCCTTTAACTACACTGTGTTCCCCATAAAAGTAGAACTTAAAGGTATTCGCAATCACCTCTATTTAGACACTCCCCTTAAGGAATTACATTTCAGGGAAGCAAAAGTAAAAGTCATGCAATCATTGAAAAAAGGCCATGGTTTTATTAGCAACTTCAGACGAGGGGATGCTCGTGGTAGTAATTTTTTGCTGCACACAGCAGATAATCGAACCGTGTGGCCGGGAATGGTTGAATCCGAAAGTACCCTTCCGGCAAAACTTCAGGTTAGTTTACCCTCAAAGGGTACGATCGTACTGTATAAAAATGGCATTTTACAGGAAAAAATCACTTCAAAAAACGCCTGTTTCCCCATTGCTTCCAAAGGGTGTTACAGAGTAGAGGTATATAAGGGTAAGAATGCCTGGATTTACACTAATCCATTCCCTGTGGGGAGTTATCCATTCTAA
- a CDS encoding chemotaxis protein CheA has product MSILSDISKKINRFASLITIIDKTDLSGFGEIQSGMDEIITSEALPGAFHELARRTSALISNILLEETPFESGLSKVCESIEKMQKELGKRAEITKENISNEQSGLKQQPVINKEDKDLLIKFASQQQSNLEDFEAYILEYEKGNTQADNAIRRILHTWKGEFGVLDLQQYSSLIHQLEDRFTSKSIDVDKLLKFKDLLSRKFEYLAKGIIADIDGQEYDWFLSDTSTDRTDTEQKKENVTEEHNGRPLNIEHLDTSLLKDFITEAKEHICSAEENLLELEKEASGIDNINTVFRAWHTIKGVAGFLELKDINQLAHLMESVIDDFRKGNDVLGNELIDALLEGNDCIKNLVSCIENLLDKKPYKTPQNYDAIINRLNSLLKNTEADKDKLGGILIEDGGASKENVRNALNLQKDGDKRKIGEILVQEEKIEKNAVKKALEKQNVAREGTEIEESIRVPVSKIDSLVDTIGEVVIAQSMINASSEISKIKDQVLHNRIARSNLMMRQIQETAMSLRMVSVKTTFQKMARLARDLSRKSNKEIEFCTEGENTELDKTVVEKIGDPLIHMIRNSLDHGIETRDERIANGKGIKAKLKLSAYHRAGSIFIELCDDGRGLDKNKILKKAIDNKLCSSDENLSDDEIHKLIFMPGFSTATEVTDISGRGVGMDVVKRNIEALRGTIEINTEYLVGTTFTIRLPLTLAVVDGMVITCQSETYVIPTLTIIETIRPDKKAMKSIIGEAEVIDVRGELIPIIYLALALGHEKICRDDDFVVMVVEDLVGRKAGLIIDSILGQQQVVVKNLGAGMGEIPGVTGGAIMNDGSVSLIIDIGGIIRNAFNQ; this is encoded by the coding sequence ATGAGTATACTGTCTGATATTTCTAAGAAAATCAACCGTTTTGCATCTCTAATTACAATTATTGATAAAACTGATCTGAGTGGATTTGGAGAAATTCAGAGCGGAATGGACGAGATCATAACCAGTGAAGCCCTACCAGGTGCGTTTCATGAACTTGCCAGAAGAACATCCGCTTTAATTTCTAACATCCTGCTTGAAGAGACACCGTTTGAATCTGGATTAAGTAAAGTATGTGAATCTATAGAAAAGATGCAAAAAGAGCTTGGTAAAAGAGCAGAAATCACCAAAGAAAATATCAGTAATGAACAATCAGGGTTGAAACAACAACCAGTAATAAATAAAGAAGATAAAGATTTACTGATCAAGTTCGCTTCACAACAGCAATCAAATCTGGAAGACTTTGAAGCCTATATCCTTGAATACGAAAAAGGAAACACGCAGGCTGATAATGCAATCAGAAGGATTTTGCATACCTGGAAAGGTGAGTTTGGAGTATTGGATTTGCAACAATACTCATCCCTGATTCATCAGCTGGAAGACAGGTTTACAAGTAAATCTATCGATGTGGATAAACTTTTAAAATTCAAAGATTTGCTAAGTAGAAAATTTGAATATTTAGCAAAAGGAATTATTGCTGATATTGATGGTCAAGAATATGATTGGTTTTTATCTGACACAAGTACTGATAGAACTGATACTGAACAGAAAAAGGAAAATGTAACAGAGGAGCATAACGGCAGGCCGTTAAATATAGAGCATCTGGACACGTCTCTGTTAAAAGATTTCATTACTGAAGCTAAAGAACATATATGCAGTGCAGAAGAAAACCTTCTTGAACTTGAGAAAGAAGCTTCGGGTATAGATAACATTAATACAGTTTTCAGGGCCTGGCATACTATTAAAGGTGTTGCTGGTTTTTTGGAGCTGAAAGATATAAATCAATTGGCACACTTAATGGAAAGCGTAATTGATGACTTCAGGAAAGGTAATGATGTTCTTGGTAATGAGTTAATAGATGCACTGCTCGAAGGAAATGACTGTATTAAAAATTTAGTGAGTTGTATTGAGAACTTACTTGATAAGAAACCCTATAAAACACCTCAAAATTACGATGCAATAATAAATAGACTTAATAGCTTATTAAAGAATACAGAAGCTGATAAAGATAAATTAGGTGGGATATTAATTGAGGATGGCGGGGCGAGCAAAGAGAATGTAAGAAACGCTTTGAATTTACAAAAAGATGGTGATAAAAGAAAGATTGGAGAAATACTTGTTCAGGAAGAAAAGATAGAGAAAAATGCTGTAAAAAAGGCATTAGAAAAGCAAAATGTGGCGAGGGAAGGTACTGAAATTGAAGAAAGCATACGGGTACCTGTAAGTAAAATTGATAGTCTGGTAGACACCATAGGAGAGGTTGTGATAGCACAGTCGATGATCAACGCCTCTTCTGAGATAAGTAAAATAAAAGATCAGGTCTTGCATAACAGGATTGCCAGATCAAATCTGATGATGAGACAGATCCAGGAAACTGCAATGTCTTTAAGAATGGTGTCTGTTAAAACAACATTTCAGAAGATGGCGAGGTTGGCAAGAGATCTGTCCAGAAAAAGTAATAAGGAGATAGAGTTTTGTACTGAAGGAGAAAATACTGAGCTGGACAAAACAGTGGTAGAAAAAATTGGCGATCCATTGATACATATGATCAGAAATTCATTGGATCATGGTATTGAAACAAGAGATGAACGCATAGCAAACGGCAAGGGGATTAAGGCAAAACTTAAGCTGAGTGCATATCACCGGGCCGGTAGTATCTTTATAGAATTATGCGATGATGGCAGAGGGCTTGATAAAAATAAAATATTGAAAAAGGCGATAGATAATAAATTATGCTCAAGTGATGAAAATTTGAGTGATGATGAAATACATAAACTAATATTTATGCCAGGATTCTCAACTGCCACAGAAGTTACTGACATTTCTGGAAGAGGTGTAGGTATGGATGTGGTAAAGAGAAATATTGAAGCTTTACGGGGTACCATTGAGATAAACACTGAGTATCTGGTTGGTACAACATTCACCATAAGACTCCCTCTTACATTAGCCGTTGTTGATGGAATGGTGATTACTTGCCAAAGTGAAACATATGTTATACCCACACTTACAATAATAGAAACGATACGGCCCGATAAGAAGGCCATGAAATCAATAATTGGTGAAGCTGAAGTCATTGATGTTAGAGGTGAACTAATACCAATAATCTATCTTGCTTTAGCATTGGGACATGAAAAAATCTGTAGAGATGATGATTTTGTGGTAATGGTGGTTGAAGATCTGGTTGGAAGAAAAGCGGGATTAATAATTGATTCTATTCTTGGACAACAACAGGTAGTGGTTAAAAACCTCGGGGCAGGTATGGGAGAAATACCCGGTGTAACAGGTGGAGCTATAATGAATGATGGGTCAGTAAGTTTGATAATTGATATCGGTGGAATTATTAGAAACGCATTCAACCAATAA
- a CDS encoding chemotaxis protein CheW, with protein MAGKYLTFKLAEEEYGLEILKVQEIIRMQVVTRVPKTPQYVRGVINLRGKVIPVVNLRSKFKMEHLEDTEKTCIIVVQIKNSDTTIVMGIIIDEVKEVLDIDAKNIEETPTFDSSINTEFIMGMGKVGGDVKILLDIDKVLSAGEISKIADSIKE; from the coding sequence TTGGCTGGTAAGTACCTTACCTTTAAACTTGCAGAGGAGGAGTATGGGCTTGAAATTCTAAAAGTTCAGGAAATAATCAGAATGCAGGTGGTAACAAGAGTTCCAAAAACCCCTCAGTATGTAAGGGGTGTTATAAACCTAAGAGGTAAGGTTATACCAGTTGTTAACTTAAGAAGTAAATTCAAAATGGAACACCTCGAAGATACCGAAAAAACATGTATTATAGTTGTACAGATAAAGAATAGTGATACTACTATTGTAATGGGTATAATAATAGATGAAGTAAAAGAAGTGCTTGATATTGATGCTAAAAATATAGAAGAAACACCCACCTTTGATTCAAGTATCAACACTGAATTTATCATGGGCATGGGCAAAGTAGGTGGTGATGTTAAAATACTTCTGGATATCGATAAAGTTCTTTCTGCTGGTGAAATATCTAAAATAGCCGATTCAATAAAAGAATAA